In the Emcibacteraceae bacterium genome, GGAAAAAAATCCGTGATGGTGTCTATCAGAAAGCCTTTACCGGTAAAGGGGCGACAATCGCCATGCATAAACTTGAACCACAGCATGAACCGCGCCCCCATAAACATGAATATGAACAGATCGTCTATATTATGGCCGGGGAAGTAGATTTCCATGTCGGTGATGATGTTCACCGACTTGG is a window encoding:
- a CDS encoding cupin domain-containing protein; this encodes MQIPKVDWSKMPWKKIRDGVYQKAFTGKGATIAMHKLEPQHEPRPHKHEYEQIVYIMAGEVDFHVGDDVHRLGPGGLLVVPPNVMHHAEVVGDEDVLNLDVFSPARSDFFEQA